In the genome of Arachis stenosperma cultivar V10309 chromosome 2, arast.V10309.gnm1.PFL2, whole genome shotgun sequence, the window aaaataaaaatagaataaaatgaaatgtaaataagacaaaaaaaaatatttaaatgttaaaaataattaaaatttaataaaatattaaatactaaAACAGTACCCTAGCCTATTTTTAACTACTGAACTATAATTACTTTCGTGTTATTatctatattttaaaaaattaatcatcaaAGGCAAAAACGCAAGTTGACGAATACTGGTCTCACAAGGTACTAGCACAtacataattataatttaattttgtctcCCAAGGCAACAGTTTCAATATGAATAAAATTGTACCTTCTGCCACCTAAGACCATCTCCAGTAGGGAACTCATCCCAGTTCCTGTTTATGGCCCACCTGTCATAAAAAGTAACTCCACATCAGCTTTTGCATCATAAACAGTAAATAGGAACTCAAagcatctctctcttctccattagGAGGAACTAACTTTAGTCCCTGTTGTGGTCCCacctaattaattaattaattaaaatacttaaaattaatgtaattaatttttttaataatataatttaaatatttaaatttaaaaataattcactattaaaagatattaatattaaataaatttatacataacaacaatacacaatatataattcgGGATTACACaaatttgtaaaattacttaatacaaaaaaaacataattaaattcTACAGTTGACGACAAGCATTGTGAAATTGCCATATGTGTTCAATCAAGTCCTCTTTCAATTGTCTATGCTGCTGCCTATTTCGAAGTTGGGCATTTCTTTGGAGAAATTGATGGTATGGTGCAAAATCTTCTTCTCCCAGCTGAGGTTGTGATAATCCATTTTCAACATCATCATACTCTAAGCCTTGAGCAAAATTTCCTGCATAAGTGTCTCTTTCATCCTCAACAATCATATTATGCAATATAATACAAGCTCTCATTATGTtggcaagcttcttcttttccCAAAAACGAGCTGGACCACGTATAATTGCAAAGCGTGCTTGCAACACTCCGAATGCTCGTTCCACATCTTTTCTTTGCCCTTCTTGATATTGTGCAAATAACTTGCGTTTCTCCCCTTGTGGCTTTGAGATTGATTTGACAAATTTGGCCCATTCAGGATAAATACCATCTGCTAAGTAGTATCCCATTGTATAATTGTTACCATTAATAGTATAATTTACCTCCGGAGCACGATCATTTAGAATGTCATCAAATACTGGAGAACGATCTAACACGTTGATATCGTTGTTTGAACCAGAAACTCCAAAGAACGCATGCCATATCCAAAGGTCTGAAGATGCTACAACCTCAAGTACAATGGTTGCAACCCCACGATAACCACTCATGTACATACCTTTCCACGCCTTTGGACAATTTTTCCATTGCCAATGCATGCAGTCAATGCTACCCAACATGCCAGGGAAGCCACGACCCTCCGCCATTTGTAGCAGGCGGTGTACGTCATCTGGATTGGGTTTTCGCAAGTATTCATCCTGGAACACAGAAATGACACCTTCAACAAATTTTTCCAAGCATTCAATTGTAGTGCTCTCGCCTATGCGCACATAATCATCAACAGCATCAGCTGCTACGCCGTATGCTAACATCCGTATCGCAGCGGTACATTTCTGAAGTGGCGACAagcctcttcttccagttgcaTCAACCCTCTGGTGGAAATACGGATAGACGTTTGAGAGAGCGTCTACTATCCGAAGGAACACATCTCTTCTCATTCGAAATCTCCGTCGAAAAATGTCAGCATTATACACCGGTTCATCTGCAAAGTAATCTTGAAAAAGGCGATCATGTCCTGCTTCTCGATCTCTGTTGATCCATCTACGAGTAATTGGGATAGGGCTTCTATcgatatcttcttcttctgaatCTTCGAGTAAATACTCATCGATCCAATTATCTATCAGTGTGTTATCTTGCCGTCTTCTTTTACCATACAAAGCCTCATTAAACATATCATCAAAATTTTTAGCCATATGGAGAAATGTAATTTTTAGTTCTCTGTCGAGGTGAGAAAGAAGAGTTGAAGTGGAGTTGTGGAGTCATTGATAGTTGATATTTATAAGTGGAGAAACTAGTTTTGTAACGGCTAGTTTTGCAACGGCTACTTTTGCAACGGCTACTTTTGTAACGGCTACTTTTGCAACGGCTACTTTTGTAACGGCTAGTTTTGCAACGGCTACTTTTGCAACGGCTACTTTTGTAACGGTTAGTTTTACAACGGCTACTTTTGCAACGGCTACTTTTGCAACCGTCACTTTCATAAACAACAACGGCACAATAATATTGACTAATTTAAAAACTTACATCAGAAGTAAATAAAACAAACTACATCACATAGCAGTAATAcgcaataaataaataagaacataCTACATAACACTACGAATACAAGGAACCATTAAGTAAACCACTTGGCCATTATTTTCTCACATGCAATCTCATGAAGAGCTCGTCGTTTCTCACTCATTGTAGACGTGTCAGCATTAAGTATTTGCATATCCATTtccctttcttttgcttttatCTCCATTTCTTTAATATACCTCTGAGTTTGtaattcttgttctttcattgcCGCTTGAATTTGTATCTCCTTCTCTTTGATTGCCATCATCTTTGCTCTATGTTCcttctcctcttctctttctttttccctttccATTAGTTCCTTTTCTCTAACATTCTTAatatcttccatgagagataATTTTTTGACAACCGATGATTTTCTTTCGCTAAAATCTTCAGACATCTGTGCTTTTCCCTTACCTCTTCGCTTGCTCTTCTTTGATCCTTGTGGGCGAACGGGAGAGTCCACACCGGGTTCGTCAGCCAACGGTGTTTCTGGGTTTGATGAGGATGAGTATGCTCCAGTTGCACTAACCTTGGTTCTTTTTGAGCCGCCACTCTGTGTAGGTAGTTGGCTTCTCCATTTTTGCTCCAACCGAAGCATGTTCCAATGCCTCTCAAAAGTGAACTTTTGACCACAATTTGTGGAATAAAGTTTATAAGCCAACTCCTTTATATCATCAGCGTTCGAACCACTCCTTATGTTTCGACTAGCTTGATCGTAGCAACCAGCAAATTGTGCAACAGCCTTGTTGATCTTATACCATCGTTTCTTACATGCAACTACCCCCCTTGTCATGTCGGTGCAAAATTCTACACAGTAGCTATGAATTCGACTCCAAAATGTTTCCCCCTTTTGATCGGTACCAATTACAGGGTCAGTTGAAACATTTAACCATGCACTGATCAACATCTCATCCTCTTTCCAATGCCAGTGTTGAATACTATCTTGCCTCCGATCTTCAATATCATCATTGAGGTCGATAGCATCTAATCCATGAGGGTTGGCAAAATCTGAATATTGCGAATTTGGACTAGATTGTATAGGAGTCTGAGAGGATGGGTTAGAAGAGCCACCAACACCAGATGAGTTATGTCTTGATGCACTGAATTGAGTTGGAAACGGCAAGGAAGTTGGAGTAACATTTCCGATAGAGGGGTTAAATATGGATGAAAATGGAAAATGGGGTGtttgtgaattttgattttgCGGTTGGAATATAggaaattgattattataaggagcttgaaaattgaaattagaaaGATTTTGTGGATTTGGATTTTGAAATGTATTTGGTGGTGTGAAGTTTTGATTTGGAACTTGAGAGTTTGAGGTTTGAGATTGTTGGGTATTTGAAATTTGAGGAAAGTTTTGTAAGTAATTGAAGAAAGAGTTGAGTTGGTTTGGATCCatttttttgaacaaaaaataatagtagcagaattttgattttgtaaacttggaagaagatgaagaagagtaGTAGAGAGTGTGAGAATAGAAGTGTATCTAAGTGGTTTATATagagtaaaaaaatattaatttattaataataacggTAACATAGTAACGGCTAGTTTCTAACAGCTATTTTTACAACGGCTAGTTTTGCAACGGCTAAAttaatataacaatataaatataaataatatttaatattaattatgatataaataattaatataaattattaattaaataaaattttaattatttaatctacttaattattataattattaataaattattaattaaataagaatatcaatatttaatataattaattattataattattataacattaattattatttaattatttaatataaataattagtataattattattaaattaattattatttatttattataatataattatttaatataattaatataattttatataattatttatttaaataataacttGCCACTTGGCAAGTTATTATTGGCTGGCCAAAGTCCCTGCTCAGAGGGTCTGGCTCTCTTAGAAAAATGTGTGGGGACCGCTATTTGTTTTGCTCCAACGGTTGGGGACTCATTAGTGTCAGGAAAAAGCAAAATTGGGACTCCCATTGGACTTGCTCTAATCCTCTAACTTGGCTGGCTCCTTAGCAGTTGATGGCAAAATATGATATTTGAATACCTTTCTGTAAGGTGTGTATAGGCATTTAACAcaatttaataaaaaagttATGTATTAATTAAAATGAGAATTTATTACTAAAATTTAAGGGTGACCAAATAATCAATATCATGATGAGTAAGTAGCTTGTATTATTAAGGCAGCAGAGCAATGTATAATAGACCTGCCAAAATTGTGGTGAAATCGCTATTTTTAAATAGAGTTTagatcttttaaattttaaatatttttttatttttttttaggttttatgtataaaataagaaagttacttaaataaaaatattaaaaatattttttaaatattttttaataatcaaaatttaacaCGTATAACCAATTGATTAAactatgttatttttattaaaaattagacCGGATAAATTAGTTTAgccaaaaattaataaataaaaatttaaatcagtctaaattaatatttttttataaaaaatattataatattcttattataaaaaataactaaaatacgtctattatatatatatatatatatattgattttgaaaattctaaatcctaattttatgacaatagaaaataaaaaaaactaaaatttaggatttttaaattaatatatataataaaagtattttagtcattttttataataagggtattataattattttcaataaaaaaatttgaatttagaccagttcaaaatttgattcactatttttcgatcaaattaatttgtctaacctaattttgacaaaaataatacaatttatatatgttaaattttaattattaaaaaatatctttaaaaaaagacgttttagaCATTTTTATCGGAGTGGATCCcataaaataaatgataaaaaatcaTTCACATTTTatcttctaaaataaaattcaaaatttaaaagatccaaatcttttaaatatatataccCAAAAAAATAGACACATAAATAGTTTTAATTACTCTAATGCATTACTTaattaaaacaatttttttagtttgttttaatctttgcatggatatttttttaatttgtcttATGTTTTTTTAGGAGATAATAATTattgaactttaaattttattaacataAAAGTTCTGAtactaaattataattttttttaaaaaaatttaaactaataaaaaaatatataaatacttatatctttaataaaaatatccaaatatgTCTATAAATAAAACTAGGAGATTCTTAAATTATAGATCTCGAAATTGATGgaaactaaaaatatataatattaatttaaaatccaaaaaataatgaattaaatCCAGTGCAACAAAATAGTAACTTACTTTTGAATGGCATGattattaattttagaaataaaatgtaTATTTAAAGACATGTAAAAGAAATGTGTCAAATCATGAAGTAGCTAGAATACAAACAAGTGACTCAACATCCCCTAATAATCTTACCAAAACATTTCAACCATTTATTAGCTTTTCTTTTGTGTCATAGTACGTATGCTAATATCACTTTGTTTTGTAACGCCAATCAAACATTAAGATAGTGACATAGGAACGCATGCTCTACATTAATAAGCCAAGgcctaaaaatattttatattcaagtACCAATACCATCCTTTAAATTATGCACCCAAATTTCTCTTACTTAAAaggttaaaaagaaaaaataaaaaataaagaaaagaaaagaaacaatgataaattaaagaaaccacCTCCCTTCTTCCCTACCTTTAAGTTATCAGTTATCACtgttaattattaattagaaattatttaataataataataagtttgGCCTAAGGTTGAAGGATGGTCCTgagctaattttttttatatgggtaattttaatataaaatataaaaatatttaattattttagtattttatattgttacgataataatagaaaatatcattgatattttgaaaaaaaaatatatttttaactataaaaataaaatttcactggtgttttataaaaatactatttttttcaataatatttataaaaattcataaaactTATAACACAtaatttaagttatttttgaaaaaattcaCTCGTAATAatccaatattaaaaaaaaaaatatggtgGTCCTGCTGTGACTccattttctatattttgtttGTGGGACAGTGTTGCCATCACAGGACCACTGGCATGCTTTGCATTTTGCAATCAAGATGAGTTATCCATAGTCTATTTTGTTGTccttagtttaattatttgtaaCATGCATTTAAAAGCAAGTAATGCACCTAATACAAATACTATCTTGTGTTAGATTATgcattaaaataaaacataatttaatcattatatatatatacagtgATAATCTTTTCCTCAGCTAGCATAGTACTACTCTAGTCTGATCTCTTCTATTGTCCATGGAGCTGACGTGTTTAGcattccttttttcttttttactaaataaaatatttttttattatttagataaatattatattttttttcaaaaaaacgaaaaagaaaaactataatatgctattttatttatcacctttaataacatataattttctaaaaaacGCTAAATTTTTTACATTATATAAAACccattaataatttttattttaaatatttaataattattatataattcaaATGTTTATGTTGTTACAAATTTGTTATACATTTTATTGATTAcaattactttttaaaatttaaaagttttaaaaaataaaatttaaagcattgattagataaaaatattcttatatAGAGAAAAATATCATGACAAATCTccttaaatatattaattttttagtatactacattttaaaataacaacaaaaaatatCATATTGTATTTCATGAAGGTGCAAGTAAATGAAAGACATCTAAagtaaaaatcttaaaatatatatgtttaatgcatttttttatgattatttacaataaaaatcttttaatataatttttaattatagtaTGAATAACATAAAccattataaataatttttaaaaatatgtcaGCAAATAAAGGAAGAGAGGGAGTGAAATAGCCCCCCAATTGGGGTCCATTGACACTAGACCCATGTGATTTCACTACGAAGATGCACTAAAATATGTTTTCACAAACAACTTCCGAGTTCAATGCATTACTATAATAAAGGAGTTGGCATGCCCAATAAAAAACGACATTATAATGTCTAAAATATTCAGCCATATTAGATAATCATCatcataattataataaaagattAATAAGTCTAGTAGCCTACGTAAACCATGATGATTGAGCTTGAatcatatataaaattttaagattggTTGCAATCTATGGATCCACTTGGGTATATATAGAAGAGAATTGGTTAACATTTACACacttttaacattttaaatcgctcttgacaattattttaaaagataacgaaatttttgataaaaaaaaatttaactctattttttaattttatttttaaaggcACTAATCAGTCTAAAAAAATTAGAGGTCggattggatatttttttttattaaggaTCTCGTAGTCTTTTTGAGATAATTACTAGGACCGGGTTGAGTATTTACTCTTTAGatgtgaaaagaaaaatagtatAAGACGTAGTTATAAAGTGTATAAATATTTTACGCAATTGTAGTGTTAAAAACAAAAATCGAATAGTCCGATTACCTTCgccaaaatttaaattttttcttctatATTAATCGGATTGTCCGATTAgtaaacttaattttttttacaaaaaaattaaatgatccaatttttttatcccttatttaaaaaaaaaactatctTAAATCTATATCTAATACCCACATTCTTTACAACAACACACAACACACAAATACTTCTCATATCCAAAAAAACGCCTCACATTTACAAGTCTTCAGAAATAGATAATTAAGTGTGAAAATAAATGTTAACTTGTTTTTGGGTACGTAAAAAGAGATTATTCTTTTTTCTTAGAATAAACAAAACCAATAAGCACTCGGAATATGAATAGAGACCAATAATAACAAGATACATGGATGTGGATGTCAATTTCACTATTATGCAAtcggaaaaaataaaaaaataaataaataaaaattgagcAGTTGTAGATGATTAGGGCCAGATTCATTTTCAGTTAATTAGATTCGGTATTGTCCCTATTAAGCCTATAACCCTGCCTTCCCTAGAAATCTAGAATTAGAGTCTAGAGCTATATATTTTTTGCAATATGCTAAGATTTATTACTAAGTGGCATCTACAAGGATTTGATTTCATAAATGTTTCAATATACtgtaataattattaaaaaggacgaTTAATCTAAAATAGGAGGAGTATAATGGATGGGAAGCATTTCAAGTGTATCAGGAATACCGGTGTACCAGttattttaaccgttgatttgaattataaaaaatatatataatatatattaattaaaatcaacggttAATATTAATAAGGATttaattaatatgtattttaaggatatatattaaaattattaattactaataattttattattaaaacataaacaaattaattttaattaatttattttttatttattaaaaaattaaaaaattttcatttataaTAATTGTAATAAGTACATTTAGAACATTTATTAGTTAAACCTTATCAACAATGTAGAGAGAAAAAAATCACACACACTATTAAAGATTTAACAAATTTTCCAATTTAATAATGTTAAGTAACAAATTCATTGAAATTGTGAAAGAGAAAATGAAGAATCAATTAAAACCTATTCACATTTgctatatatatttaaaaagtttgaaaaaataataaagaatgaGAGAGAAAATATGTATTGCATTacaatttataatatataatttataccGTATAAAGAAATAATTTTGGCAAAACATTAAATAGTAAATTGATTcatcataaaaatatttaaaatcacATGCACTATTAAATCttgatttttttctaatttaataatgtcaagtaaaatttattgaaatgatgaaagagaaaatgaaaaatgCAATTAATAATCTATTCACATTTATTCgatagattttaaaaaatttaaaaaaataaagaatgagGGAGAAAATATGTATTGCATTAcctatttataatatattttataccatataaataaaatattttggcaaaacattaaatagtaaatttactcatcataaaaatatttaagatcacgtacaaaattaattaaatctttaaggttttttctaatttaataaagtcaagtaaaagtttattgaaattatgaaagagaaaatgaaGAATGCAATTAATAACCTATTCACATTTGTTTTATAGATTAAAAAGAAATGAGAGAGAAAATATGCATTGCATTAcctatttataatatattttataccatataaagaaaatattttggcaaaacattaaatagtaaattgactcatcataaaattatttaaaatcacATACGCTATATTAGAGATTTattgaaaattatgaaagagaaaatgaaGAATACAATTAATAACTTATTCACATTTGCTTTatagatttaaaaaattttaaataaaataaagattaagAGAGAAAATTGTATTATTGCATTAACtactatttattattattattgccaCAAAAATATTATGCTAGATGTTAACTATAAATATATGtgatcttttatttatttttaatatatattttatattttaatatgtatttatataaataatatatttttagtgtacacataataataataataataataataataataataataataataataataataataataataataatgttgttGTTACTAATGTTCCTTAATATTTAAAGATAATTCTATTATGCtataaaataagtttttttgTGTCTATCTCATCAATTCAATACATTTTTTTTTGGATCAATTGTATAGATCTCGACTTAAATAGGAGAATAAATATGTTAACGGAATAAATTATCTCcagtagaaaaaaaattagatagtGTTCAGTGTTTAATTTTACCCTttattattttctcttatttaatttttatcctatttataaaattaaaggtgAAATCACATTTTATTCTctccaataaaaaaaaatagaaaaaatccATTTCCCTTTTGCCATTTATCTCATCACTCACTAACCACAAATCACAATTTTTTCACCCAGGCTAAATACATTTCAAAACCTCACCAAATAAGACATATAAAATTTACCTACATACAAATTAACTCAAACTACTCATTCAGATAtcatctatatttttattaaacacAATTTTATTAACCCCAAACTTTAATAAAgtaaaaactataaaaaaatagacaaaaaataaatagtaGATAAATATGgtacataaaaatatatatttcaccaaatcaataatttttatataatatatattaaaaataaattaaataacatatattCATACATAATAGATAATGAttgattttttatgtatatatataatatgttttatttacataataaactatataaaaaatttcaaacatAGGCAAAGAGtaataaaagaacaaaaaaaaacaaaaacaaaaacttcCAAGTTATAAACCACAAATAAGTGAAAATAATTTAAGAGACTAATTAGACCAACCAGCAAAATTAGGGccctcaattttttttaaccatTTACTCAATAAAAAATGTATTGAGTTGAATTGGATTAGTAAAATGTAACTAAAACCGAACTAGTTAAGGTAATGTCCTAATGAGTAACCCTTGAAAATCGGGCTAGGTTGAAGGAACGAGAGAAAGAGAGATATGAATAATGGGATTTGAACCACACGCGCCACATGTGAGAGTGTGGGAAATGCATTGAGAGTGACAGCAAGCAACCCTACCAGGCAGAGGGGAAAACTACGTATGCAGACAAGCTTACacaaattagaaaataaaaacaaaaattaaataatattacaaacattttattatatatatcccaagaaaaaaaaaagaaaaaaaagtagaaacagtgtgaagagagagagagagagcactTTACCACTCTTATACGCTGCACGCATCCCATCCCAGAAAAACACAAGCAACAACAAAGAGTGTTTGCCAcacacaaaaaagaaaaggagaataGAATCACATTCATGGCTTTCACCCATCACTGGAACTGTTTGGAGCTCAATAACAACCCACAcaatcatcaacaacaacaacaacaaaacaacaagcTTTAGAGGTGCCCatgtttttcatttttgtttttctttcttttgatttttaaatataattttgttttgaacACCATGTGTTTGTTTTATTGTTTACATCAACAATTTGGGAACATCCCACAAAAAATTTAgagctttctttttcaaatccaAAAAAGATAACTCATTTTTTTCCCTGTATCTCTCAGCTTCGAAATCAGCTTAATTTCTAAGCCTTGGTTCTGGATTTGTAAAATCAAGCCCCATTGCTGCGTTctcttttgtgggtgtggttgTGGAGGCAAAAGGTTCAAACTTTGAAAAAAGCTGGAGTCTTTTGTGTGGGTGGTTGTGTGGGTTCTTGTTGgtgctgttgttgttgttggtagCTTTCTTAAATGAAGGCGATGCCCTTTCCTTCTGAGGAATTTCAAGGGAAGGGAGTGTTggatttctcttcttcttattGTTCTGCGACAGATCTGTTCTCACTGCTTCAGCATCAACAGCAACTTGTTAATAATCATAGTATCCATcagccaccaccaccacaagaagaagaagaaaagtggAGGAGacgggaagaagaagaagaagaagagaacaaaggcTATGTGGGCTGCACTGAGCCCACATCTGTTCTTGACTCAAGAAGAAGCCAAAGCCCTCCTTCATCCTCCTGCACAATGTCCTCTTCTCTTGGTAGCAGCAACAACAGCACAAGCAAAGGTAgtgctggtggtggtggtggtggctgCTCAGCCTCTGCTGCAGCACTAACCTCAGAGaaccctcctcctcctcctccagaAGGATCCATGGAGAAATGTGGCGGTACAAGAATGATGGAT includes:
- the LOC130963408 gene encoding glutathione S-transferase T3-like, whose protein sequence is MDPNQLNSFFNYLQNFPQISNTQQSQTSNSQVPNQNFTPPNTFQNPNPQNLSNFNFQAPYNNQFPIFQPQNQNSQTPHFPFSSIFNPSIGNVTPTSLPFPTQFSASRHNSSGVGGSSNPSSQTPIQSSPNSQYSDFANPHGLDAIDLNDDIEDRRQDSIQHWHWKEDEMLISAWLNVSTDPVIGTDQKGETFWSRIHSYCVEFCTDMTRGVVACKKRWYKINKAVAQFAGCYDQASRNIRSGSNADDIKELAYKLYSTNCGQKFTFERHWNMLRLEQKWRSQLPTQSGGSKRTKVSATGAYSSSSNPETPLADEPGVDSPVRPQGSKKSKRRGKGKAQMSEDFSERKSSVVKKLSLMEDIKNVREKELMEREKEREEEKEHRAKMMAIKEKEIQIQAAMKEQELQTQRYIKEMEIKAKEREMDMQILNADTSTMSEKRRALHEIACEKIMAKWFT
- the LOC130963407 gene encoding uncharacterized protein LOC130963407; translated protein: MAKNFDDMFNEALYGKRRRQDNTLIDNWIDEYLLEDSEEEDIDRSPIPITRRWINRDREAGHDRLFQDYFADEPVYNADIFRRRFRMRRDVFLRIVDALSNVYPYFHQRVDATGRRGLSPLQKCTAAIRMLAYGVAADAVDDYVRIGESTTIECLEKFVEGVISVFQDEYLRKPNPDDVHRLLQMAEGRGFPGMLGSIDCMHWQWKNCPKAWKGMYMSGYRGVATIVLEVVASSDLWIWHAFFGVSGSNNDINVLDRSPVFDDILNDRAPEVNYTINGNNYTMGYYLADGIYPEWAKFVKSISKPQGEKRKLFAQYQEGQRKDVERAFGVLQARFAIIRGPARFWEKKKLANIMRACIILHNMIVEDERDTYAGNFAQGLEYDDVENGLSQPQLGEEDFAPYHQFLQRNAQLRNRQQHRQLKEDLIEHIWQFHNACRQL